A single Vulpes lagopus strain Blue_001 chromosome 3, ASM1834538v1, whole genome shotgun sequence DNA region contains:
- the PERCC1 gene encoding protein PERCC1, with product MAAGVIRPLCDFQLPLSTHRPFLPPDPEPQGPSEDEDEEEEEKEEEEEEQLQAEGLGGRSPALQASGWAPEVAPPGPSSPETPLQLLRFSELISGDIQRYFGRKDRGQDLDACNIYADDSSAQDPQGADAACLAPRGAPDSDEATEPGVLSPRGPEGCARGLGPLAELFDYGLRQYPGPGAPGRRLRLERKYGHIVPMTQRKLPLSFWEEPAPSPLGLLRPGTPDFSDLLASWAVETGPELPGGGAPALDGAQLAEA from the coding sequence ATGGCCGCGGGCGTGATCCGGCCTCTCTGTGACTTCCAGCTGCCCCTGTCCACCCACCGGCCCTTCCTGCCCCCAGACCCGGAGCCCCAGGGCCCTTctgaggacgaggacgaggaggaggaggaaaaggaggaggaggaggaggagcagctgcaggcggaggggctggggggccgcaGCCCGGCGCTCCAGGCCTCGGGGTGGGCCCCCGAAGTAGCCCCTCCAGGGCCCAGCAGCCCCGAGACGCCCCTGCAGCTGCTGCGCTTCTCTGAGCTCATCAGTGGCGACATCCAGCGGTACTTCGGCCGCAAGGACAGGGGGCAGGACCTGGATGCCTGTAACATCTATGCTGACGACAGCTCAGCCCAGGACCCCCAGGGTGCTGACGCGGCATGCCTGGCCCCCAGGGGGGCCCCAGACAGCGATGAGGCCACGGAGCCCGGGGTCCTGTCCCCCAGGGGTCCCGAGGGGTGTGCGCGCGGGCTGGGGCCCCTGGCCGAGCTCTTCGACTACGGGCTGCGGCAGTacccggggcccggggcgcccGGCCGGCGGCTCAGGCTGGAGCGCAAGTACGGCCACATCGTCCCCATGACCCAGAGGAAGCTGCCTCTGTCCTTCTGGGAGGagccggcccccagccccctgggccTGCTCCGCCCCGGCACCCCTGACTTCAGCGACCTGCTGGCCAGCTGGGCAGTGGAGACGGGCCCCGAGCTGCCCGGGGGAGGGGCCCCAGCCCTGGACGGTGCGCAGCTGGCCGAGGCCTAG
- the C3H16orf91 gene encoding protein CCSMST1, whose protein sequence is MSGVLCAPAAGAVRAARFVRWASRTPRLPRATEGDEEDEADRPIQFSSSRAHPARWSVQHSLGQGQQRPWWRVLPFSLTLMALVVWCFLRQETGTDRWLRRVLGEEAAEPADGAREPGAAAGERARS, encoded by the exons ATGAGCGGCGTGCTGTGCGCGCCGGCGGCCGG GGCCGTCCGGGCGGCGAGGTTCGTGCGCTGGGCTTCCCGAACCCCGCGGTTGCCGCGCGCCACCGAGGGCGACGAGGAGGACGAGGCTGACCGCCCCATTCAGTTCTCGTCCAGTAGGGCGCACCCGGCGCGCTGGTCGGTGCAGCactccctggggcaggggcagcagcgGCCCTGGTGGCGGGTGCTGCCCTTCAGCCTGACCCTCATGGCCCTGGTGGTCTGGTGCTTCCTGCGGCAGGAGACTGGCACCGACCGGTGGTTGAGACGGGTGCTGGGCGAGGAGGCGGCGGAGCCCGCGGACGGCGCGCGGGAGCCCGGAGCTGCGGCCGGGGAGCGGGCGCGCAGCTAG